A single region of the Liolophura sinensis isolate JHLJ2023 chromosome 9, CUHK_Ljap_v2, whole genome shotgun sequence genome encodes:
- the LOC135475213 gene encoding neuralized-like protein 2 yields the protein MPLTKFNPYHGQNIRLSNDSMVAYRENSFAHAITFSEKPLNPGEIFLVEIEKNERGWSGHLRIGLTQFNPKDKFQLPQYALPDLVNMGKSWIFAVTKSHNRVYAEDLGLDENEPYQSILGETDLIQTPQGSFSRSLLGPVRGSGTRETTDISLSATSVRRTQGNILPTDIGSRIGILYLVVNGKAEMHFLINGEDQGPCARNIPYKDGPLFAVVDVYGTTKQVRVIQLYGVTSLQNACRELVLRLVKKESVSNLPLPKKLKEYLCWEA from the exons ATGCCCCTGACGAAATTCAACCCTTACCATGGCCAGAACATCCGCCTGTCCAATGATAGCATGGTCGCCTACAGAGAGAACAGTTTTGCCCATGCCATCACCTTCAGCGAAAAGCCTCTGAACCCaggggaaatattcttggtaGAGATAGAGAAGAATGAGAGGGGTTGGAGCGGACATCTCAGAATTGGCCTAACTCAGTTCAACCCCAAGGACAAATTCCAGTTACCCCAGTATGCGCTGCCCGATTTGGTCAACATGGGCAAGTCGTGGATATTTGCTGTGACAAAGTCTCATAACCGTGTGTATGCGGAGGACCTGGGGCTGGACGAGAATGAACCTTATCAGTCCATCCTCGGGGAGACGGATCTGATACAGACACCCCAGGGTTCCTTTAGCCGCAGCCTTCTAGGGCCAGTTCGAGGTTCTGgcacaagggagacaactgataTAAGTCTTAGTGCTACCAGTGTGAGAAGGACTCAAGGCAATATCCTCCCGACCGACATTGGCAGTAGAATAGGTATCTTGTATTTAGTTGTCAATGGGAAGGCAGAAATGCACTTCCTGATCAATGGCGAGGACCAGGGACCATGTGCTAGAAATATTCCTTATAAGGATGGACCTTTGTTTGCTGTTGTGGATGTTTATGGTACAACAAAACAGGTGCGAGTGATACAGTTATATGGAG ttacctcccttcagAATGCCTGCAGAGAACTTGTCCTCCGGCTGGTAAAGAAAGAGTCAGTGTCTAATCTACCCCTGCCTAAAAAGCTAAAGGAATACTTGTGTTGGGAGGCCTGA